A region of Paramormyrops kingsleyae isolate MSU_618 chromosome 17, PKINGS_0.4, whole genome shotgun sequence DNA encodes the following proteins:
- the srpra gene encoding signal recognition particle receptor subunit alpha — MLDFFAIFSKGGIVLWCFQGVGVTESFTGPVNALIRSVILQERSGNNSYTHNALTLKYKLDNEFELVFVVGYQKILMLTYVDKFIDDIQLHFRDRYKNVLEQRGDLKLLLNNFDFKDDFTRLLHKAEESSKSRGPVSMKPFAESQKSQKTVKSMIETKGGDKGKEPSGKGKKGGKKEAPAPEPVGVDAQKGGAAAATVKAAENGSQNLTQEEIVAMNREKFFGKKLRANKEKTSKSPKPQKPKGKQKRTWDNGGSSTKELDYSNSNGNSSHDASGPSGDAPADVMGVHQLDPMKGDLRPVDVSSEEDDDDDDEEEDVTAVADKNTKKGGIGGMFGMLKGLVGSKNLTRKDMEPVLEKMRDHLIAKNVAADIASQLCDSVAKKLEGKVMSTFTTVATTVKQALQDSLVQILQPKRRVDVLRDVLEARAQHRPFVITFCGVNGVGKSTNLAKISFWLIENGFTVLIAACDTFRAGAVEQLRTHQRRLNSLHPPDENSGRSMVQLYEKGYGKDAAGIAMEAIAYARNQGFDVVLVDTAGRMQDNAPLMTALAKLITVNLPDLVLFVGEALVGNEAVDQLVKFNQALADHSTSNKPHLIDGIVLTKFDTIDDKVGAAISMTYITGQPIVFVGTGQTYNDLRSLNAKAVVSTLMKA; from the exons ATGCTGGACTTCTTCGCCATTTTCAGTAAAGGAGGCATCGTACTGTGGTGCTTTCAAGGCGTCGGGGTGACCGAATCTTTCACGGGGCCCGTCAACGCACTTATCCGCTCCGTGATCCTGCAG GAGCGCAGTGGAAATAATTCCTACACCCACAACGCCCTGACCCTGAAATACAAACTGGACAATGAGTTTGAACTGGTGTTTGTG GTGGGCTATCAGAAGATCCTAATGCTGACATACGTGGACAAGTTCATAGATGACATCCAGCTTCACTTCAGGGACCGTTACAAAAATGTGCTGGAGCAGAGGGGAGACTTGAAGCTTCTGTTGAACAACTTTGATTTCAAGGATGACTTCACAAGGCTTCTTCA TaaggcagaggagagcagtAAAAGCCGCGGGCCTGTGTCCATGAAGCCCTTCGCGGAGTCGCAGAAGTCTCAGAAGACTGTCAAGTCCATGATCGAGACTAAAGGAGGGGATAAGGGCAAGGAGCCCAGCGGCAAAGGCAAGAAGGGCGGGAAGAAGGAAG CTCCAGCTCCGGAGCCGGTCGGAGTGGATGCACAGAAGGGAGGCGCTGCAGCCGCCACCGTGAAGGCAGCCGAGAACGGCAGCCAGAACCTGACTCAGGAGGAGATTGTGGCGATGAACCGCGAGAAGTTCTTCGGCAAGAAGCTCCGAGCGAACAAGGAGAAAACCAG TAAGTCGCCCAAACCACAGAAACCCAAAGGCAAGCAGAAGCGAACGTGGGATAAtggaggcagcagcactaaggAACTGGACTACAGCAACAGCAATGGCAATAGCTCCCATGATGCATCTGGCCCCTCTGGCGACGCTCCGGCTGACGTCATGGGTGTACAT CAGTTGGATCCTATGAAAGGAGACCTTCGCCCCGTTGATGTCTCGAGTGAGGAGGACGACGACGATGATGACGAAGAAGAGGACGTGACGGCCGTCGCTGATAAAAA CACCAAGAAGGGAGGAATTGGGGGCATGTTCGGGATGCTCAAGGGCTTGGTAGGATCCAAGAACCTCACCCGGAAGGACATGGAGCCGGTGCTGGAGAAGATGAGGGATCACCTCATTG CGAAGAACGTCGCGGCGGACATCGCCAGCCAGCTCTGTGACTCGGTGGCGAAGAAGCTGGAAGGCAAGGTCATGAGCACCTTCACCA CTGTGGCCACCACTGTGAAGCAGGCCCTGCAGGACTCCCTGGTGCAGATCCTGCAGCCTAAGAGGCGCGTGGACGTGCTGCGTGACGTGTTGGAGGCTCGTGCCCAGCACCGGCCCTTCGTCATCACCTTCTGCGGCGTCAATGGCGTCGGCAAGTCCACCAACCTGGCCAAG ATTTCCTTCTGGCTCATCGAGAATGGCTTCACGGTGCTCATCGCCGCCTGCGACACGTTCCGCGCTGGGGCTGTGGAGCAGCTACGTACACACCAGCGACGCCTCAACTCCCTGCACCCGCCCGACGAGAACAGTGGGCGGTCCATGGTGCAGCTTTACGAGAAGGGCTATGGGAAGGATGCGGCTGGGATCGCCATGGAGGCCATCGCTTATG CTCGGAACCAAGGTTTCGATGTGGTTCTCGTGGACACCGCCGGCCGCATGCAGGACAACGCTCCGCTCATGACTGCACTGGCTAAGCTGATTACTGTCAATTTGCCAGACCTGGTGCTGTTTGTGGGGGAAGCCCTGGTCGGGAATGAGGCCGTGGATCAGCTA GTGAAGTTTAACCAGGCCCTGGCAGACCACTCCACCTCTAACAAGCCTCATCTCATTGATGGCATCGTTCTCACCAAGTTTGACACCATCGACGACAAG GTGGGCGCTGCCATCTCGATGACCTACATTACCGGGCAGCCAATAGTGTTTGTGGGCACAGGGCAGACCTACAATGACCTGCGCAGCCTGAACGCCAAGGCAGTGGTCAGCACCCTCATGAAGGCCTGA